The Terriglobia bacterium nucleotide sequence GAATCGATGTCGGCAAATACGGGCTTCGCTCCGAGGCGGGCGATCGTGGTTGCGGTTGCAGAGAAACTGTACGGACTGGTGATGACTTCGTCGCCCGGCCGGATATCGATGGCCATGAGGGCCGCAAGCAGAGCATCCGTACCCGACGAAACGCCGACGCCGTGGTCGCAGCCCGAGTACGAGGCGATCTCGCTTTCGAGCGCCGCCACTTCGGGGCCAAGTATGAATCGCTGAGAGTCGACGACGCGATCCAGCGCAGTACGCACCTCGTTTCGAATCGGAGCGTACTGCGCTTTGAGATCGAGCAGAGGTATCGGATCAGGCCCCGCCATTGCGAGGTCAGTGTAACACGGGCGGTCATAGACCGCCCCTACAGCCGATTATCTGTCGATCAGATTCCGCAGCGCGGGAATCAGGAGATCCGCCTGCGGCGAACCCAACCCGGTAACGAAATCGTAGCCGGGCTTGGCGACGCAGCGCTTGCAGTTGCCGTCCTGGCCGTTGGTGATGTCGTTGAACGTTTCCCACCCGTGCGAATCCTGGGCGGCATCGTAGAGAACTCCATGCGCTCCGGTCAGGGGCGGATTGTTGTCCTTCGCGCGCAGCGAGTTTACGATAGCGAAAAGCGCGCTCCACTGCGGCGGTCCGGCGCTCGTACCGCCCACCTGCTGCCAGCCTGTGGAACCCAGGTAAATCAAGCTGTCGAACACCGCAACTCCCGTACCCGGCGCGCCGTTGTACGCGACGTCAGGCGTCCCTCGTTTCCTTTTCGCGTCCGTCGGAATCGGATACGCAATCTGATAGGCAGGCTCCGGCTCATCCTGGCTCAGCCCACCACCGCCTCCGTGCCAGGCTTTTTCACTCTGATAGTTACCCTTCTTGTCGACATTCAACCGGGTCCCCCCGACGGACATGACATAAGGCGACGCAGCGGGATAGATGACCCCATGGCCCGAATCGCCCGACGCCGCAAAGAAAGTCACATGAGATGCCGTGAAGTGACCATCCTCGTCCGCGGCCTCCGTGCTGAATTCCCCGCCTCCCCAGCTCATTGAAACAACGTTGACGTTATGTGTAAGTGCGACCTTAACTCCGCCGAGCAGGTCGTCCAGAGTGGGTCCACCGTTTCCGGTCGGGTTCGCTTCAACGAGTAGAATCTTTGCCTGCGGCGCGATCGCGTGCGCCCACTGGACATCCAGGGCAATTTCCAGACCATAAAATTCGTAGGCCAGGTCGTTCGGGTCAGGATTGGGGTTCAGATGATTGCACTGCACGCCGCTGCAGGAGAATACTTTAGTCAGACATCCCGACGCGATAGTGCAGGCCGGCAGTCCGAACTGCTTATCGAATGTTGCGAGATCCGCTTCGACATTCGGCGGGTCATAGGCGTTGACGATGGCAATGGTCTGACCATTGCCTTGATTGGAAATCTGATCGAAACCATACGCATGTGTGACCTGGGCCGGCGTCAGCCCAACCACAATCTTCTGGCCTAATCCCTCGACGTCGAGGAAAGGCAGCACTATTTCTTTACCCTGCGCGCTCAGCAGGCCAGGAATGCACATTACAAGAGCCAGGGCCAGAACCAGCCATAGCCGCCAATTTTTGCGGATCATCATTGTGTCTCCAGAATTTTTGCAAAAGTGCGGTGTCCACCGCTTCCACTCTTATCGGCGCAAATATCAAAAACTTTAGATGAAAGCAGGGAGGGCAGGACAAGAACGTGAGAAAAGGGGATATGTGCAGCCTATCCGTCTTCCTGACATCAGGGCCTCCAGCCATTTGCGCCAACCAACCGATTACTTCGGTTGGGGAAGTATAACAGCGTAACGATCCGAAGCAAGGCAATCACAGCCGCGGATCACAACTCTACTTCTTTGCGTGGTATTCCTGGAGGGAACGCACTTCCAGCTTTTCCCGGCGGATGGCGCGGATGCCGTTGACGGCCGCGGCGGCGCCCGCGATTGTCGTGATGCTGGGTACGCGATGGTTGATGGCGGCGCGGCG carries:
- a CDS encoding DegT/DnrJ/EryC1/StrS family aminotransferase translates to MAGPDPIPLLDLKAQYAPIRNEVRTALDRVVDSQRFILGPEVAALESEIASYSGCDHGVGVSSGTDALLAALMAIDIRPGDEVITSPYSFSATATTIARLGAKPVFADIDSATYNIDSAAVESKVSQRTRAIIPVHLFGQMADMPPIMEVAGRHSLAVIEDAAQAIGARRHGQKAGSIGDMACFSFFPSKNLGGFGDGGMVTTSRPGLAEKLRLLRNH
- a CDS encoding S53 family peptidase codes for the protein MMIRKNWRLWLVLALALVMCIPGLLSAQGKEIVLPFLDVEGLGQKIVVGLTPAQVTHAYGFDQISNQGNGQTIAIVNAYDPPNVEADLATFDKQFGLPACTIASGCLTKVFSCSGVQCNHLNPNPDPNDLAYEFYGLEIALDVQWAHAIAPQAKILLVEANPTGNGGPTLDDLLGGVKVALTHNVNVVSMSWGGGEFSTEAADEDGHFTASHVTFFAASGDSGHGVIYPAASPYVMSVGGTRLNVDKKGNYQSEKAWHGGGGGLSQDEPEPAYQIAYPIPTDAKRKRGTPDVAYNGAPGTGVAVFDSLIYLGSTGWQQVGGTSAGPPQWSALFAIVNSLRAKDNNPPLTGAHGVLYDAAQDSHGWETFNDITNGQDGNCKRCVAKPGYDFVTGLGSPQADLLIPALRNLIDR